Proteins encoded within one genomic window of Thermodesulfobacteriota bacterium:
- a CDS encoding metallophosphoesterase, with protein sequence MLEADWFDPVNTLTVWVLADIQPTKKSHRKAWEEAVRDMNENVPGIDFAIVAGDIVNDTEEETFDWYVNTRNGSYVEEWYEIIGNHDLKTDRGKLFREKLREETDYAILKGNILFIFMSDSERGKSTEISDETFEWWKDLVVNNQDKIIVVVTHAPLKGSGISFSAWKGRNIVGSKRFRQVLKDYRVDLWFSGHLHIPHGMLSTTAKKESLGGTVFIHVSSIRPEMAGMKESESRVLTFVCGSDKVLVRVRNHERREYMTHLGEVFTLSKPYECKDVNPVAGPLAPGKTARAVTPETAH encoded by the coding sequence ATGCTAGAAGCCGACTGGTTCGACCCGGTAAACACGCTCACCGTGTGGGTGCTCGCCGACATACAGCCGACGAAGAAGAGCCACAGGAAGGCGTGGGAAGAGGCTGTCCGGGACATGAACGAGAACGTCCCGGGGATAGATTTCGCCATCGTCGCCGGGGACATCGTGAACGACACCGAAGAGGAGACCTTCGACTGGTACGTGAACACGCGGAACGGCTCTTACGTCGAGGAATGGTACGAGATAATCGGCAACCACGACCTCAAGACCGACAGGGGGAAGCTCTTCAGGGAAAAGCTCCGGGAGGAAACGGATTACGCGATCCTCAAGGGAAACATACTATTCATATTCATGTCCGACTCCGAAAGGGGTAAATCGACGGAGATAAGCGACGAGACGTTCGAGTGGTGGAAGGACCTCGTCGTGAATAACCAGGACAAGATAATAGTCGTCGTGACGCACGCGCCTCTCAAGGGGAGCGGCATATCCTTTTCGGCCTGGAAGGGGAGGAACATCGTCGGCTCGAAAAGATTCAGACAGGTGCTCAAGGATTACAGGGTCGATCTCTGGTTCTCGGGGCACCTGCACATCCCGCACGGCATGCTGAGCACCACGGCCAAAAAGGAGAGTCTCGGGGGCACGGTGTTCATTCACGTCTCGTCGATACGCCCGGAGATGGCGGGGATGAAGGAATCCGAATCGCGTGTGCTGACGTTCGTCTGCGGCTCGGACAAGGTACTGGTGAGGGTGAGGAACCACGAGAGGCGCGAGTACATGACGCACTTGGGCGAAGTGTTTACGCTCTCGAAGCCCTACGAGTGCAAGGACGTAAATCCCGTCGCCGGGCCGCTGGCGCCGGGCAAGACGGCGAGGGCCGTTACCCCCGAAACCGCGCACTAG
- the mtaB gene encoding tRNA (N(6)-L-threonylcarbamoyladenosine(37)-C(2))-methylthiotransferase MtaB, with amino-acid sequence MKSISVVTLGCKVNQYDTAAILNRLPESKYKTVPFPEKADIYVIDTCTVTHKADSEARRCISRARRSNPDGVVIVTGCYAQVSPDEIKGIEGVDYVIGNSHKFSSLLKAIREGRAQEEPRLFISDIFKEKKKSFETPGIERFPGRTRAFLKVQDGCNYACTFCIIPRARGRSRSLEIDEIIKRMRTLAGAGYREIVLTGVHIASYGRDIGTTFPELIRRIDEARVVGRVRLTSLDPADMDEALVEQIAASETICPQFHVALQSGDANILKRMRRRYAPERFLRMTDLIRETMPDAAIGSDIMVGFPGETDEEFANTCETAGKSALTYFHVFPYSRRRETPAAAMPEQVRPDVIRERSRALRAIGVRKKKEFYSTFIGRTLPVLVESGNTGTTPNYISVRITGGDFNVGDEVPMTITGLDGEEALAAPIREGRNRRIF; translated from the coding sequence GTGAAAAGCATCTCCGTCGTCACGCTCGGCTGCAAGGTGAATCAATACGACACCGCCGCAATCCTGAACAGGCTCCCGGAAAGCAAGTATAAAACCGTGCCGTTCCCCGAAAAGGCGGACATATACGTCATAGATACGTGCACCGTAACCCACAAGGCCGATTCCGAAGCGAGGCGGTGCATATCGCGCGCCCGGAGGTCGAACCCGGACGGCGTCGTGATCGTAACGGGGTGTTACGCCCAGGTATCGCCGGACGAGATAAAGGGAATAGAGGGCGTCGATTACGTTATCGGGAATTCGCACAAGTTCTCGTCGCTCCTTAAGGCGATAAGGGAAGGGCGTGCGCAGGAAGAGCCCCGGCTTTTTATATCCGACATTTTTAAAGAGAAGAAAAAGAGCTTCGAGACGCCGGGCATAGAGCGCTTCCCGGGGCGGACGAGGGCCTTTTTGAAGGTGCAGGACGGATGCAACTACGCGTGCACGTTCTGCATAATCCCGAGGGCGCGCGGGCGCTCGCGGAGCCTCGAGATAGACGAGATAATAAAGCGGATGCGAACGCTGGCCGGGGCCGGCTACAGGGAGATAGTCCTCACCGGGGTTCACATCGCAAGCTACGGTAGGGACATAGGGACCACGTTCCCCGAGCTCATACGCCGGATAGACGAGGCCCGAGTCGTGGGGCGCGTCAGGCTGACGTCGCTCGACCCGGCCGACATGGACGAGGCGCTCGTAGAGCAGATAGCGGCGTCGGAGACGATATGCCCGCAGTTCCACGTCGCCCTTCAGAGCGGGGACGCCAACATACTCAAGAGAATGCGCCGCCGCTACGCCCCGGAAAGATTCCTCAGGATGACGGACCTCATAAGGGAGACAATGCCCGACGCGGCGATAGGCTCGGACATAATGGTGGGGTTCCCGGGCGAGACGGACGAGGAATTCGCCAACACCTGCGAGACGGCGGGCAAGTCCGCGCTCACGTATTTCCACGTGTTCCCGTACTCGCGCCGGAGAGAGACCCCGGCCGCCGCCATGCCTGAGCAGGTCAGGCCCGACGTCATACGCGAGAGGAGCAGGGCCCTCCGCGCCATAGGCGTCCGTAAGAAAAAGGAATTCTACTCCACGTTCATAGGAAGAACGCTCCCCGTGCTGGTCGAGTCGGGCAATACGGGGACGACGCCTAATTACATCTCCGTCCGCATCACCGGGGGGGACTTCAATGTCGGGGACGAGGTCCCGATGACCATAACCGGGCTCGACGGAGAGGAAGCGCTCGCCGCCCCCATCCGGGAAGGGCGCAACCGACGTATATTTTAA